In Halovivax gelatinilyticus, the following are encoded in one genomic region:
- a CDS encoding hydantoinase B/oxoprolinase family protein has protein sequence MSATTPPGSGAQIDAATIEVVRNYLTSAATEMQRTLIRTAYNTIIYEILDFGISMYDADRRLIADSPGLSMFLGANDYGVDRTVSHLGEDHFDPGDILLVNYPYWSSTHTLDVLVFMPVFLDDELIGYTASRAHWLDLGAKDQGYVLDSTDVHQEGIIFPGTKVYKKGEPDEEILDIIRFNSRIPDKVIGDLNAQIAALRTGADRMRQLHRKYGSETVETAIDSVIDHGEQTATQAVAELPDGSWSAVGYADGITSDTDDLIRVEAEVTIDGEAFTVDLSGSADQVDVPLNVPIGMSQTLAKLVFKSITTPDEDSNAGQYAPLSLEVPPGNLFNPEYPAPTFTLWTAFLAVDVIYEALAKAVPERVSASSGGDLCDIMLYGEDPDTGRQFVEALNEGVGWGANDERDGPSALMHITETMVQNIPIEVFENKAPIEFDQLSLRQDSGGPGAHRGGLGIQRDYRFVHPTGGLSIIQKTKTEGWGLNGGEPGAKNVVVLDLNDGWDDRVQILVDNDELYDAVDDDLKYAGMFRGTFEPGEIISNRSGGGGGYGDPFERDPEAVREDVADGYVSREGARDDYGVVIDDGEIDHEATRSLRAER, from the coding sequence ATGAGCGCCACCACGCCCCCAGGATCGGGAGCGCAGATCGACGCCGCGACGATCGAAGTGGTCAGAAACTACCTCACTTCGGCGGCGACCGAAATGCAGCGGACGCTCATCCGGACCGCGTACAACACGATCATCTACGAGATTCTCGACTTCGGGATCTCGATGTACGACGCCGATCGGCGGTTGATCGCCGACTCGCCCGGTCTCTCGATGTTTCTCGGCGCGAACGACTACGGCGTCGACCGAACGGTCTCCCACCTCGGCGAGGATCACTTCGACCCCGGCGACATCTTACTCGTCAACTATCCGTACTGGAGTTCGACGCACACGCTCGACGTGCTCGTCTTCATGCCGGTGTTCCTCGACGACGAGCTGATCGGCTACACGGCGAGTCGCGCCCACTGGCTCGACCTGGGAGCGAAAGACCAGGGCTACGTCCTCGACTCGACCGACGTCCACCAGGAGGGGATCATCTTCCCCGGCACGAAGGTGTACAAGAAGGGCGAACCCGACGAGGAGATCCTCGACATCATCCGGTTTAACTCCCGGATTCCCGACAAAGTGATCGGCGACTTAAACGCCCAGATCGCCGCGCTGCGGACCGGCGCCGATCGCATGCGCCAGCTACACCGAAAGTACGGCAGCGAGACGGTCGAGACGGCGATCGACTCCGTCATCGACCACGGCGAGCAGACGGCGACGCAGGCGGTCGCCGAGTTGCCAGACGGATCGTGGAGCGCCGTCGGGTACGCAGACGGGATCACCTCCGATACGGACGACCTCATCCGGGTCGAAGCCGAGGTGACGATCGACGGCGAGGCGTTCACGGTCGACCTCTCCGGGTCGGCCGACCAGGTCGACGTCCCGTTGAACGTCCCGATCGGCATGAGCCAGACGCTCGCGAAGCTGGTCTTTAAGAGCATCACGACGCCGGACGAGGATTCGAACGCGGGCCAGTACGCCCCGCTCTCGCTCGAGGTGCCGCCCGGAAACCTGTTCAACCCGGAGTACCCCGCACCGACGTTCACGCTGTGGACGGCCTTTCTCGCCGTCGACGTCATCTACGAGGCGCTCGCGAAGGCGGTCCCGGAGCGCGTCTCGGCGAGTTCCGGCGGCGACCTCTGTGACATCATGCTCTACGGCGAGGACCCAGATACGGGCCGCCAGTTCGTCGAAGCGCTGAACGAGGGCGTCGGCTGGGGGGCGAACGACGAACGCGACGGCCCCAGCGCGCTGATGCACATCACCGAGACGATGGTACAGAACATCCCGATCGAGGTGTTCGAGAACAAGGCGCCGATCGAGTTCGACCAGCTCTCGCTCCGGCAGGATTCGGGCGGCCCCGGCGCCCACCGCGGCGGCCTCGGCATCCAGCGCGATTACCGATTCGTCCACCCGACGGGCGGCCTCTCGATCATTCAGAAGACCAAGACCGAGGGCTGGGGACTAAACGGCGGCGAGCCCGGCGCGAAGAACGTCGTCGTCCTCGATCTGAACGACGGCTGGGACGATCGCGTCCAGATCCTCGTCGACAACGACGAACTGTACGACGCGGTCGACGACGATCTGAAGTACGCCGGCATGTTCCGCGGCACGTTCGAGCCCGGCGAGATCATCTCGAACCGCTCGGGCGGCGGCGGAGGCTACGGCGATCCGTTCGAGCGCGACCCCGAAGCCGTCCGCGAAGACGTCGCAGATGGCTACGTCTCTCGCGAGGGCGCTCGCGACGACTACGGCGTCGTCATCGACGACGGCGAGATCGATCACGAGGCAACCCGATCGCTCCGGGCGGAACGCTGA
- a CDS encoding SHOCT domain-containing protein, protein MSDRLREFVAEDLWLFVAIVTFALAGLAALAGLGVGSAVIATIGWFLLTPILLFWGEEIAAALFDEAESSAADSTPDAYEELKNRYATGEIDEAEFERRLDRLVTVDDALEGAFSGDRERTAADADGRATDDPPIDAASDGSLDEPASTERERAFE, encoded by the coding sequence ATGAGCGATCGGCTTCGGGAGTTCGTCGCCGAGGACCTCTGGCTGTTCGTCGCGATCGTCACGTTCGCTCTCGCTGGACTCGCCGCACTCGCCGGTCTGGGGGTTGGTTCTGCAGTCATCGCGACGATCGGCTGGTTTCTGTTGACGCCGATCTTGCTGTTCTGGGGCGAGGAGATCGCCGCCGCGCTCTTCGACGAGGCCGAATCGTCTGCTGCCGATTCGACCCCGGACGCCTACGAGGAGCTAAAGAACCGGTACGCGACCGGCGAGATCGACGAAGCCGAGTTCGAGCGCCGGCTCGACCGACTCGTCACCGTCGACGACGCCCTCGAGGGTGCATTCTCCGGTGATCGAGAGCGGACGGCCGCCGACGCGGATGGTCGGGCGACCGACGACCCGCCGATCGACGCCGCTAGCGACGGCTCGCTCGACGAACCTGCGTCCACAGAACGCGAACGCGCGTTCGAGTGA
- a CDS encoding CARDB domain-containing protein: MAVSPVLADDPPGVPAAYYGDVEIDGEPAPVGTHVAAVVDGEIVDAIHVEEPGVYGGPDPGDDKLEVRADDGDEVTFQVNGKPVETVPWESASTERVDLSGADIGQPFVEVDINDDESTTTIQPNESATIVTSVTNTGDAAAYDVPIEFVVDGDVRDVTTVSLEEGETAPVTFAIELVEEADYEAVVASPDDSDSTTITVDEDADETPPPTLPPAPPDPGEPNLQVTSVDVSPTQIEVGDSVDVTAVVENFGDAAGSTTLSLTVDGEEVATESVSLEADEETTVEFTKAFDEAGEYNLAVDGVDAGTVTVETETEPPDDDPPDDDPPDDDPRDDEADDDPADDDSISGFGVVAALGALLGALAVAGRRL; encoded by the coding sequence GTGGCTGTTTCGCCCGTTTTAGCTGACGATCCACCGGGTGTTCCGGCAGCCTACTACGGCGACGTCGAGATCGACGGCGAACCGGCGCCGGTCGGAACGCACGTCGCCGCCGTCGTCGACGGGGAAATCGTTGACGCCATCCACGTCGAAGAACCCGGCGTCTACGGTGGACCGGACCCGGGTGACGACAAGCTTGAGGTTCGTGCGGACGACGGCGACGAGGTAACGTTTCAGGTCAACGGCAAACCCGTTGAAACCGTTCCCTGGGAATCGGCTTCGACCGAACGGGTCGATTTGAGCGGTGCGGATATCGGACAACCGTTCGTCGAAGTCGACATCAACGACGATGAATCGACGACGACAATCCAACCGAACGAGAGCGCCACGATCGTGACGTCAGTTACGAACACCGGAGATGCGGCCGCGTACGACGTCCCGATCGAATTCGTCGTCGACGGTGACGTTCGTGACGTTACAACGGTTTCGCTAGAAGAAGGCGAGACTGCACCCGTAACGTTTGCGATCGAACTCGTCGAGGAAGCTGACTACGAGGCGGTGGTGGCTTCGCCCGATGACTCGGACTCCACGACCATCACCGTCGACGAGGATGCGGACGAGACGCCGCCACCAACACTCCCACCGGCACCGCCGGACCCGGGTGAACCGAACCTGCAAGTGACGAGTGTCGACGTGAGTCCGACCCAAATCGAGGTCGGTGATTCGGTCGACGTCACCGCGGTGGTCGAGAACTTCGGCGACGCGGCCGGCTCGACGACCCTCTCACTCACTGTCGACGGCGAGGAAGTCGCGACCGAGTCGGTTTCGCTCGAGGCGGACGAGGAGACGACGGTCGAGTTTACCAAGGCGTTCGACGAAGCCGGCGAGTACAACCTCGCAGTCGACGGCGTCGACGCCGGAACCGTGACCGTCGAAACTGAAACGGAGCCACCGGACGACGATCCGCCGGATGACGATCCGCCGGACGATGATCCGAGAGACGACGAAGCCGATGATGATCCGGCTGATGACGACTCGATCTCCGGATTCGGCGTCGTCGCGGCTCTCGGCGCGCTGCTCGGGGCGCTCGCCGTTGCCGGACGTCGGCTGTAG
- a CDS encoding M24 family metallopeptidase, with translation MTTESPFETRLHRCQDALSDDETLVLFPSPNLLYLTGFEEEPAERHLLAFVTPGDFAIVAPEMYADQIIEETYIERVDAWADGDDPMAVVEDVLSRLGVEGGRVLLDDRMFALFSLDLQAALPNAEFGLASAVLDDLRIRKDEGELDALREAGRISDEASEAIRAMGAEAVGMTEAELAAEIGAEMEARGGDGFSFDPIVGSGPKGAQPHYRHGDREIRAGEPVILDFGTRYDGYPGDQTRTVVFDGEPPEEFERIHAVVHDALDAAVEAVEPGVTAASVDEAARSVIEEAGYGEQFLHRTGHGLGLEVHEAPYIVEGNETVLEPGMVHSIEPGIYLDGRFGARIEDIVVVTEDGCERLNHSPRTWEPL, from the coding sequence ATGACGACAGAATCACCGTTCGAGACCAGATTGCACCGCTGTCAAGACGCACTGAGCGACGACGAAACGCTCGTCCTGTTTCCCAGCCCGAACCTCCTCTATCTCACGGGGTTCGAAGAAGAACCCGCAGAGCGCCACCTCCTCGCGTTCGTCACGCCCGGGGACTTCGCGATCGTCGCCCCGGAGATGTACGCAGACCAGATCATCGAGGAAACCTACATCGAGCGCGTCGACGCCTGGGCCGACGGCGACGATCCGATGGCCGTCGTCGAAGACGTGTTGTCCCGCCTCGGCGTCGAGGGCGGGCGCGTCCTCCTCGACGACCGCATGTTCGCGCTGTTCAGCCTCGACCTGCAGGCGGCGCTCCCGAACGCCGAATTTGGACTCGCCAGCGCCGTCCTGGACGACCTTCGCATCCGGAAAGACGAGGGCGAACTCGACGCGCTCCGCGAGGCGGGACGGATCTCCGACGAGGCCTCCGAGGCGATCCGCGCGATGGGCGCGGAGGCGGTCGGCATGACAGAAGCCGAACTCGCCGCCGAGATCGGCGCGGAGATGGAGGCCCGCGGCGGCGACGGCTTCTCGTTCGACCCCATCGTCGGCTCCGGGCCCAAAGGCGCCCAGCCTCACTACCGTCACGGCGATCGCGAGATACGGGCCGGCGAACCGGTCATCCTGGACTTCGGGACGCGCTACGACGGTTATCCGGGCGACCAGACGCGGACGGTCGTCTTCGACGGCGAGCCGCCCGAGGAGTTCGAACGGATCCACGCGGTCGTCCACGACGCCCTCGACGCCGCGGTCGAGGCGGTCGAACCCGGCGTCACGGCGGCGTCGGTAGACGAAGCCGCGCGGTCGGTGATCGAGGAGGCGGGCTACGGCGAGCAGTTCCTCCACCGGACCGGCCACGGACTCGGACTCGAAGTCCACGAGGCACCCTACATCGTCGAGGGTAACGAGACGGTTCTCGAGCCGGGAATGGTCCACAGCATCGAGCCGGGGATCTACCTGGACGGGCGATTCGGCGCGCGCATCGAGGACATCGTCGTCGTCACCGAAGACGGCTGCGAGCGACTCAACCACAGCCCCCGAACCTGGGAGCCGCTCTGA
- a CDS encoding cupin domain-containing protein: MTDARIHDLESNWEESIDEPLALFTSDDPTAQTGTFVIEPGERVPASGTTSHEGDELSVILSGELELVTDESRTVGPETLSVIPAGVEHYSVNRGDEPVRLVYTILGEL; this comes from the coding sequence ATGACAGACGCACGCATTCACGACCTCGAATCGAACTGGGAGGAAAGTATCGACGAACCCCTCGCGCTGTTTACGAGCGACGATCCGACCGCGCAGACGGGCACGTTCGTCATCGAACCGGGCGAGCGCGTCCCGGCGTCGGGAACGACGAGCCACGAGGGGGACGAACTCTCGGTTATCCTCTCGGGCGAGCTCGAGTTGGTGACCGACGAGTCCCGGACGGTCGGACCGGAGACGCTGTCGGTCATCCCCGCCGGCGTCGAGCACTACTCGGTAAACCGCGGAGACGAACCGGTCCGACTCGTCTACACGATCCTCGGAGAGCTATGA
- a CDS encoding hydantoinase/oxoprolinase family protein, producing MESRDRLAVDIGGTFVDSITFDRDTGEITVGKASTTPSNPTEGVLNAIEKVGATLEDVEAFVHGTTLGINAFLEREGARTGIITNEGFKDIFEIGRTNLQRESMYDIRYQKPELIVPRRRRIGVPGRIDANGEVSEPLDEDAVREAARELVDDHDVEAIAICFLHSYRNATHERQAAEIIRDEIPDVTLSQSSDITREYREYERTSTAVLDAYIKPIFESYVEKLDGSLRDDGFDGSFFITRSGGGTLTAENATTAPVHTILSGPAGGLIGASHVGDVTDRENLIAVDMGGTSLDACVIEDGSPAVEYDSTLGHMPMMIPVYDIRTIGAGGGSIAWLDGDFLKVGPQSAGADPGPISYGRGGTEPTVTDAAVALGYMDPAAFLGGEMDLNQTGAVDGIRDRIADPLDMSVNEASRGIFDVTLANTVGAIREITVEKGLDPRDFTMVSYGGAGSLFVPLLAREIGADEVLIPHAPSVFSAWGMLMADVVYDMAQTSITVLDELEYEAFDEQFDELESEGARTLGDEGYGPEDRTLERLVEMRYLGQEHTVEVSADDLTNLDELGDRFEARHESRYGHTMDDPPEVVHLRVRAIGENDKPAIDAREPADEATVEPAGEREAYCFAERAETTFGVYERAQLQPGHEIPGPAIVQEPTTTIVFHSDQVAQIDEYGHILISGGE from the coding sequence ATGGAGTCGCGAGACCGCCTAGCAGTAGATATCGGTGGAACGTTCGTCGACTCGATCACGTTCGATCGAGACACCGGAGAGATCACCGTCGGGAAGGCGTCGACGACGCCGTCGAATCCGACCGAAGGGGTACTAAACGCCATCGAGAAAGTGGGTGCAACCCTAGAAGACGTCGAGGCGTTCGTCCACGGAACGACGCTCGGCATCAACGCGTTCTTAGAGCGCGAGGGAGCCAGAACCGGGATCATCACCAACGAGGGATTCAAGGACATCTTCGAGATCGGACGGACGAACCTTCAGCGAGAGTCGATGTACGACATCCGCTATCAGAAGCCGGAGCTAATCGTCCCCCGACGGCGACGCATCGGCGTCCCCGGACGCATCGACGCCAACGGCGAAGTATCGGAGCCGCTCGACGAAGACGCCGTTCGCGAGGCGGCCAGGGAGCTCGTCGACGACCACGACGTCGAAGCGATCGCCATCTGCTTTTTACACTCCTACCGAAACGCCACGCACGAGCGCCAGGCGGCCGAGATTATTCGCGACGAGATCCCCGACGTCACGCTCTCGCAATCGAGCGACATTACGCGCGAATACCGCGAGTACGAACGGACCAGTACGGCCGTCCTGGACGCCTACATCAAACCGATCTTCGAGTCCTACGTCGAGAAGCTCGACGGCTCGCTGCGAGACGACGGGTTCGACGGCTCGTTCTTCATCACGCGCTCGGGCGGCGGCACCTTGACCGCGGAAAACGCGACGACGGCGCCCGTTCACACCATCCTCTCCGGTCCGGCGGGCGGACTCATCGGCGCCTCCCACGTCGGTGACGTGACCGACAGGGAGAACCTGATCGCCGTCGACATGGGCGGAACCAGCCTCGACGCGTGCGTCATCGAAGACGGCTCCCCCGCCGTCGAGTACGACTCGACGCTCGGGCACATGCCGATGATGATCCCCGTCTACGACATCCGGACGATCGGCGCCGGCGGCGGGAGCATCGCCTGGCTCGACGGCGACTTCCTGAAGGTCGGCCCGCAGAGCGCCGGGGCCGATCCGGGACCGATCAGTTACGGCCGCGGCGGAACGGAACCGACGGTGACCGACGCCGCCGTCGCGCTCGGGTACATGGATCCGGCCGCGTTCCTCGGCGGGGAGATGGATCTGAACCAGACGGGCGCGGTCGACGGCATCCGCGATCGGATCGCCGATCCGCTCGACATGTCGGTAAACGAGGCCAGCCGCGGCATCTTCGACGTCACGCTCGCGAACACCGTCGGCGCGATTCGAGAGATCACCGTCGAGAAGGGACTGGACCCGCGAGACTTTACGATGGTCTCCTACGGCGGTGCCGGCTCGCTCTTCGTGCCGCTGCTGGCGCGGGAGATCGGCGCGGACGAAGTGCTGATTCCGCACGCCCCCTCGGTCTTCTCGGCCTGGGGAATGCTGATGGCGGACGTCGTCTACGACATGGCTCAGACGTCGATCACCGTCCTCGACGAACTCGAGTACGAGGCGTTCGACGAGCAGTTCGACGAACTCGAGTCGGAAGGCGCACGAACGCTCGGAGACGAAGGGTACGGACCCGAGGATCGGACCCTCGAACGGCTCGTCGAGATGCGATATCTCGGGCAGGAGCACACGGTGGAAGTCTCGGCCGACGACCTGACGAACTTAGACGAGCTGGGCGACCGATTCGAGGCGCGCCACGAGTCTCGCTACGGGCACACAATGGACGACCCGCCGGAGGTCGTCCACCTGCGCGTCCGCGCCATCGGCGAGAACGACAAGCCGGCGATCGACGCCCGGGAGCCGGCGGACGAGGCGACCGTCGAACCGGCCGGCGAACGCGAGGCGTACTGCTTCGCCGAACGCGCCGAGACGACGTTCGGCGTCTACGAACGCGCACAGCTTCAGCCCGGCCACGAAATCCCGGGCCCGGCGATCGTACAGGAGCCGACGACGACCATCGTCTTTCACTCGGACCAGGTCGCCCAGATCGACGAGTACGGCCACATCCTCATCAGCGGGGGCGAGTGA
- a CDS encoding hydantoinase B/oxoprolinase family protein has product MTGASGDLDPATVAVVRNYLNSAATEMQRTLTRTAYNTIIYEIFDFGLSMYDADLRLLADSPGLSLFLGANDFSVRKGVEHVGEENLDPGDVIVLNYPYWNSSHTLDVCLFAPVFLDDELIGYTASRAHWLDLGAKDEGYVLDSTDMHQEGLIFPGTKVYKKGEPDEEILDIIRFNSRIPDKVIGDLNAQIAALRTGADRLRELHEKYGTETVDAAVDRIVEHGERTATEGIEALPDGTWSAVDYVDNDGVTDELVRIEVEVTIDGDAFTFDFSGSSDEVTGPINVPLGRTEAICKFCLKTLTTPEETTNHGHYEPIEIVVPEGNLFNAQYPSPTYTLWASMLAVDVVFKALAKAMPERIPASTGGDICSVMLYGDDPDTGRSFVEANNEAVGWGATDERDGPSALMHYVQTMVRNIPIEVFENKAPVEFDQLSLREDSGGPGERRGGLGVRRDYRLTHPADVLTIIKKTKTAGWGLDGGEPGAKNVVVLDLDDSDASRSDRIQVFADNNDDYPADDREWVGMMRGSFEPGEVVSNRSGGGGGYGDPFDRDPEAVREDVADGYVSREGAREDYGVVIDGGGEVDREATRSVRDEREN; this is encoded by the coding sequence ATGACCGGCGCGTCCGGCGATCTGGATCCGGCGACCGTCGCCGTGGTCAGAAACTACCTGAACTCGGCGGCGACCGAGATGCAGCGGACGCTGACTCGAACGGCGTACAACACCATCATCTACGAGATCTTCGACTTCGGCCTCTCGATGTACGACGCCGACCTACGGCTGCTGGCCGACTCGCCCGGATTGTCGCTCTTTCTCGGGGCGAACGACTTCAGCGTCCGGAAGGGCGTCGAACACGTCGGCGAGGAGAATCTCGATCCCGGCGACGTCATCGTGCTCAACTACCCCTACTGGAACTCCTCGCACACGCTCGACGTCTGCCTGTTCGCGCCCGTGTTTCTCGACGACGAGTTGATCGGTTACACGGCGAGTCGCGCCCACTGGCTCGACCTGGGTGCCAAGGACGAGGGCTACGTCCTCGACTCGACGGACATGCACCAGGAGGGACTCATCTTCCCCGGCACGAAGGTGTACAAGAAGGGAGAACCCGACGAGGAGATCCTCGACATCATCCGGTTTAACTCCCGAATTCCCGATAAGGTGATCGGCGACTTGAACGCCCAGATCGCCGCGCTCCGAACCGGTGCGGACCGGCTGCGAGAGCTGCACGAGAAGTACGGCACCGAGACCGTCGACGCGGCCGTCGACCGGATCGTCGAGCACGGAGAGCGGACGGCGACGGAGGGAATCGAGGCGCTGCCGGACGGAACGTGGTCTGCGGTCGACTACGTCGACAACGACGGCGTCACGGACGAACTGGTTCGGATCGAAGTCGAGGTGACGATCGACGGCGACGCGTTCACGTTCGACTTTTCGGGATCCTCGGACGAGGTGACGGGGCCGATCAACGTCCCGCTCGGGCGAACCGAGGCGATCTGTAAGTTCTGTCTGAAGACGCTGACGACGCCCGAGGAGACCACGAACCACGGCCACTACGAGCCGATCGAGATCGTCGTTCCCGAAGGGAACCTGTTCAACGCGCAGTATCCGTCCCCGACGTACACGCTCTGGGCGTCGATGCTGGCGGTGGACGTGGTGTTCAAGGCGCTCGCGAAGGCGATGCCAGAGCGGATCCCGGCGAGCACCGGCGGCGACATCTGCAGCGTGATGCTCTACGGCGACGATCCCGACACCGGCCGGTCGTTCGTCGAGGCGAACAACGAGGCCGTCGGCTGGGGGGCGACCGACGAGCGCGACGGCCCCAGCGCGCTCATGCACTACGTGCAGACGATGGTCCGGAACATCCCGATCGAGGTGTTCGAGAACAAGGCGCCGGTGGAATTCGATCAGCTCTCGCTTCGCGAAGACTCGGGCGGGCCGGGCGAACGCCGCGGCGGGCTCGGGGTTCGTCGCGACTACCGGCTCACCCACCCGGCGGACGTCCTCACGATCATCAAGAAGACCAAAACCGCCGGCTGGGGCCTAGACGGCGGCGAACCCGGCGCGAAAAACGTCGTCGTGCTCGATCTCGACGATTCGGACGCGAGTCGGTCGGATCGCATCCAGGTGTTCGCCGACAACAACGACGACTACCCGGCCGACGACAGAGAGTGGGTCGGTATGATGCGAGGATCGTTCGAACCCGGCGAAGTGGTCTCGAACCGCTCTGGCGGCGGCGGGGGCTACGGCGATCCGTTCGATCGGGACCCCGAAGCCGTCCGCGAGGACGTCGCAGATGGCTACGTCTCTCGCGAAGGCGCTCGCGAAGACTACGGCGTCGTTATCGACGGCGGCGGCGAGGTAGACCGCGAGGCGACGCGGTCGGTGCGCGACGAGCGGGAGAACTGA
- a CDS encoding cupin domain-containing protein, with translation MASQDTTASNRPVAPTENVVVDELEGTPHAHCFDEEPMTIRLTLAEGESVPAHQHPDRRIVLHLLSGELSVTLGDDEHAVEAGEVVRFDGNQDVSPTAIEDSVGLLVLAKRTE, from the coding sequence ATGGCATCGCAAGACACCACCGCGTCGAACCGCCCGGTCGCACCCACCGAGAACGTCGTCGTAGACGAACTGGAGGGGACGCCCCACGCCCACTGCTTCGACGAAGAGCCGATGACGATCCGGCTCACCCTCGCCGAGGGCGAGTCGGTGCCGGCCCACCAGCACCCCGACCGCCGAATCGTCCTCCACCTGCTCTCCGGAGAACTGTCGGTCACGCTCGGCGACGACGAACACGCGGTCGAGGCCGGCGAAGTCGTCCGATTCGACGGCAATCAGGACGTCTCGCCGACGGCGATCGAAGACTCGGTTGGTCTGCTCGTTCTGGCGAAGCGAACCGAGTGA
- a CDS encoding DNA polymerase sliding clamp yields the protein MFKAIVSAETLSSALDSVSVLVEECKIHLEEDGLRIRAVDPANVGMVDLSLDADAFESYEADGGLIGVDLSRLEDIAGMAESGQLVQLELDEETRKLHAQIEGLEYTLALIDPDSIRQEPDIPDLDLPARVVLEGKDVNRAVKAADMVSDHIALGVDDAEELFYVDAEGDTDDVHLELTADELIDLESGSAHSLFSLDYLKDMNKAIPADAEVTADLGEEFPIKLYYGFAEGKGQVTYMLAPRIQSD from the coding sequence ATGTTCAAGGCCATTGTGAGTGCGGAGACGCTCTCCAGTGCGCTCGACTCGGTAAGCGTACTGGTCGAGGAGTGTAAGATCCACCTCGAAGAAGACGGTCTCCGGATCCGGGCGGTCGACCCGGCGAACGTCGGCATGGTCGACCTCTCGCTCGACGCCGACGCGTTCGAGTCCTACGAGGCCGACGGCGGGCTCATCGGCGTCGATCTCTCGCGACTCGAAGACATCGCCGGGATGGCCGAATCCGGCCAGCTCGTCCAGCTCGAACTCGACGAAGAGACGCGGAAACTACACGCCCAGATCGAGGGGCTCGAGTACACGCTCGCGTTGATCGATCCAGACTCCATCCGCCAGGAGCCGGACATCCCGGACCTCGACCTTCCCGCGCGGGTCGTCCTCGAGGGCAAGGACGTAAACCGCGCGGTGAAGGCGGCCGACATGGTCTCAGACCACATCGCACTCGGCGTCGACGACGCCGAGGAACTGTTCTACGTCGACGCGGAGGGCGACACCGACGACGTCCACCTCGAACTCACGGCCGACGAGCTGATCGACCTCGAATCGGGAAGCGCACACTCTCTGTTCAGCCTCGACTACTTGAAGGACATGAACAAAGCCATCCCGGCCGACGCCGAGGTGACCGCAGACCTCGGCGAGGAGTTCCCCATCAAGCTCTACTACGGCTTCGCCGAGGGCAAGGGCCAGGTCACCTACATGCTGGCGCCGCGCATCCAGAGCGACTAG